One Nematostella vectensis chromosome 10, jaNemVect1.1, whole genome shotgun sequence genomic window carries:
- the LOC5521952 gene encoding ER membrane protein complex subunit 7 isoform X1, which produces MINAEEFINNMILVLIVLIVQIGVISAEESVDRYKIEGKVTIQGHKNPADWVSETRVIVDGGVHVGFLRPDGSFTIRDMPAGSYIVEAVSPNNLFEPVRVDISGRAKGKIRARKVNFLQNSAVVQVSYPLRFKSKEPAPFFEKREKWNIKDMLFNPMVIMMVLPLLLLLVLPRLISTADPETQKEMQSSMNMFNQSKEMPDISDWFAKNLSGFTKKKPAVKSSAKKPIIPGRRR; this is translated from the exons ATGATAAACGCAGAAGAGTTTATTAACAATATGATTTTGgttctaattgttttgatCGTTCAAATCGGTGTTATTTCGGCCGAAGAAAGCGTGGATCGATACAAGATCGAAGGAAAAGTGACAATCCAAGGACATAAAAATCCCG CAGACTGGGTATCTGAAACGAGAGTTATCGTGGATGGCGGAGTGCATGTTGGGTTTCTTCGCCCAGATGGATCTTTCACGATCCGAGACATGCCCGCAGGGTCCTACATAGTTGAAGCTGTCTCTCCTAATAACCTGTTTGAACCAGTTAGAGTGGATATCAGTGGAAGAGCAAAAGGGAAGATAAGAGCAAGAAAAGTGAACTTTTTACAAAATTCAGCAGTGGTCCAAGTGTCTTATCCTTTGAGATTCAAATCCAAAGAACCTGCACCATTCTTTGAGAAAAGGGAAAAATGGAACATTAAAGATATGCTTTTTAATCCAATG GTCATTATGATGGTCTTGCCACTTCTTCTTCTCCTTGTTCTTCCAAGACTTATTTCTACAGCAGACCCAGAAACACAAAAG gagaTGCAATCTTCCATGAATAtgttcaaccaatcaaaagaGATGCCTGATATCTCTGACTGGTTTGCCAAAAATCTCTCAGGATTCACCAAGAAAAAGCCTGCTGTTAAATCTTCTGCAAAAAAGCCCATCATTCCGGGTAGGCGTCGTTAA
- the LOC5522068 gene encoding uncharacterized protein LOC5522068 translates to MAATWRFSKLLLQVRKPAIFLTSRQKTLSELRFKALNHSFKAHFSSLTDDQGKNTLDNANKYSPSSSEMLIDYVTQLEENQENADCAKGFSNDRSRLLHKKKLSSIFQSGRPHILGFSLEELKSRIEILEASGINGQDSLNIATAIPSHLDFSAHSFKDIIEILKDLNCNVAEIVIKAPFIFGMDSERLLNNVNRLREVGIMSQVIGQAITHNAVIAVYPLTDNAVDVLRVLLTSCEFEDGVLEFVNENRHMSKEEFQLRLLIQPVDETREQAVLGENFQDLARFLRELQISPCLMVLNYPSFFSADIQKLNDALMFFTSRPLLFETEMIQKLMVTRTDVFVNFDREVYQQRVELLKGVLKTPRQLYMLLQKYFFFRGDMNLEKNIKILQSHGFESDHMAKILTTKDFFTNQEDKLDNKLQLLLSLDSVDHDAIANSSFSLSKPMEFLSHRIEFVKSMKPEMLNNTNLDILFGTDDDEFVHRCQSSLDKYLKNANPVILMKTKKRGPRAKKKITKE, encoded by the coding sequence ATGGCGGCAACTTGGAGGTTTAGTAAGTTGCTTTTGCAGGTCAGAAAACCCGCAATTTTCTTAACTTCCCGGCAAAAAACCCTGTCAGAGTTACGCTTCAAGGCCTTGAATCACTCATTCAAAGCGCATTTCTCTTCATTGACTGACGATCAAGGTAAAAACACCTTAGACAACGCAAACAAATATTCGCCGTCTTCATCGGAAATGCTGATAGATTATGTCACCCAACTAGAAGAAAATCAAGAGAATGCAGATTGCGCTAAGGGTTTTTCAAATGATAGATCAAGGCtattacataaaaaaaagctttcttCTATTTTTCAGTCGGGTAGACCTCATATTCTTGGTTTCTCTTTGGAGGAATTAAAATCCAGAATCGAGATCTTGGAGGCATCAGGAATAAATGGACAAGATTCGCTGAACATTGCCACCGCAATTCCATCTCACCTTGACTTCAGTGCTCACAGTTTTAAAGATATAATAGAGATCTTAAAAGATTTAAATTGTAATGTGGCTGAGATTGTCATAAAAGCCCCCTTTATCTTTGGCATGGATTCTGAAAGATTGTTGAATAATGTGAACAGACTAAGGGAAGTTGGTATAATGTCTCAAGTCATTGGTCAAGCTATCACTCATAATGCAGTCATTGCCGTCTACCCCTTAACTGACAATGCTGTTGATGTGCTCAGGGTTTTATTAACATCTTGTGAGTTCGAGGACGGGGTTCTTGAATTTGTTAATGAAAATCGACACATGAGCAAGGAGGAATTCCAATTGAGGCTACTTATACAGCCAGTGGATGAAACAAGAGAGCAGGCTGTCTTAGGGGAAAACTTCCAAGATCTTGCACGCTTTTTACGAGAACTCCAAATCTCACCATGTCTTATGGTTCTGAATTACCCATCATTCTTCAGTGCTGATATCCAAAAGTTGAATGATGCTTTGATGTTTTTCACTAGTAGGCCCCTACTTTTTGAGACGGAAATGATTCAGAAATTGATGGTGACAAGGACCGATGTGTTTGTCAACTTTGACAGGGAGGTTTACCAACAGAGGGTTGAGCTTTTGAAGGGTGTGCTAAAAACTCCTCGTCAATTGTACATGTTACTTCAGAAGTACTTCTTTTTCAGAGGAGACATGaacttagaaaaaaatatcaagataTTGCAGAGTCATGGTTTTGAAAGTGACCACATGGCAAAAATTTTAACAACCAAAGACTTCTTTACTAACCAAGAAGATAAATTGGACAATAAACTCCAACTTCTCCTTAGTTTAGATTCTGTTGACCATGATGCCATTGCCAATTCTTCATTCTCTCTGTCAAAACCAATGGAGTTTCTTAGTCATAGAATTGAGTTTGTGAAGTCTATGAAGCCAGAAATGTTGAATAATACAAATCTTGACATCTTATTTGGGACGGATGATGATGAGTTTGTTCATAGATGTCAAAGCAGCTTAGACAAGTATTTGAAGAATGCAAACCCTGTGATAttaatgaagacaaaaaagaGAGGTCCTAgggcaaagaaaaaaattacaaaagaGTAA
- the LOC5521952 gene encoding ER membrane protein complex subunit 7 isoform X2: MINAEEFINNMILVLIVLIVQIGVISAEESVDRYKIEGKVTIQGHKNPDWVSETRVIVDGGVHVGFLRPDGSFTIRDMPAGSYIVEAVSPNNLFEPVRVDISGRAKGKIRARKVNFLQNSAVVQVSYPLRFKSKEPAPFFEKREKWNIKDMLFNPMVIMMVLPLLLLLVLPRLISTADPETQKEMQSSMNMFNQSKEMPDISDWFAKNLSGFTKKKPAVKSSAKKPIIPGRRR, from the exons ATGATAAACGCAGAAGAGTTTATTAACAATATGATTTTGgttctaattgttttgatCGTTCAAATCGGTGTTATTTCGGCCGAAGAAAGCGTGGATCGATACAAGATCGAAGGAAAAGTGACAATCCAAGGACATAAAAATCCCG ACTGGGTATCTGAAACGAGAGTTATCGTGGATGGCGGAGTGCATGTTGGGTTTCTTCGCCCAGATGGATCTTTCACGATCCGAGACATGCCCGCAGGGTCCTACATAGTTGAAGCTGTCTCTCCTAATAACCTGTTTGAACCAGTTAGAGTGGATATCAGTGGAAGAGCAAAAGGGAAGATAAGAGCAAGAAAAGTGAACTTTTTACAAAATTCAGCAGTGGTCCAAGTGTCTTATCCTTTGAGATTCAAATCCAAAGAACCTGCACCATTCTTTGAGAAAAGGGAAAAATGGAACATTAAAGATATGCTTTTTAATCCAATG GTCATTATGATGGTCTTGCCACTTCTTCTTCTCCTTGTTCTTCCAAGACTTATTTCTACAGCAGACCCAGAAACACAAAAG gagaTGCAATCTTCCATGAATAtgttcaaccaatcaaaagaGATGCCTGATATCTCTGACTGGTTTGCCAAAAATCTCTCAGGATTCACCAAGAAAAAGCCTGCTGTTAAATCTTCTGCAAAAAAGCCCATCATTCCGGGTAGGCGTCGTTAA
- the LOC116604582 gene encoding uncharacterized protein LOC116604582, whose product MAVRTKPVPAKNRICVWTFPEGSTPAVRVSVDDRKIRADDLLHISGNALGVLECNLQFFGLFKGIEHPIRKYGNNEMIYLPCNDIISFQRWSFDITREKKLLKTDAGALHVLAVQCKDDIKKGRIKPKPHDVPLLQEYLDPAFPCEKQFIEHCQNLYGYASVHIPKCVVQSDLSVKDLKLSEGSNILVIANPRGLIYKTEKLVFFAPWRKIRRWSQVQGNSIHFEIFFTDEMRFEWVEVETDQAPFLMAVIAEFVFLVKRETEDPKPRPLCNWKPKPKLTWNLIKNELFSSEKKTDSEEEEEKEEALKGFDNLHDEVSDDESSEEEGAAAPRTSNRKRGYVL is encoded by the exons ATGGCTGTTCGGACTAAGCCAGTTCCAGCAAAAAATCGTATCTGCGTATGGACATTTCCAGAAGGTTCTACGCCGGCCGTGAGGGTTAGTGTGGATGACAGAAAAATTCGAGCGGATGACTTGCTGCATATTTCGGGTAACGCTCTAGGTGTTCTTGAATGCAATCTTCAATTCTTCGGGTTATTTAAAGGAATCGAGCATCCAATTCGCAAATATGGAAACAACGAGATGATCTACCTCCCTTGCAACGATATCATCTCTTTCCAAAGATGGTCGTTTGATATTACCAGAGAGAAGAAATTGCTCAAGACGGATGCAGGAGCTTTGCATGTGTTGGCTGTTCAGTGCAAGGATGATATTAAGAAAGGACGAATTAAACCGAAGCCGCACGATGTACCGTTACTGCAAGAGTACCTTGACCCGGCATTTCCCTGTGAGAAGCAGTTTATCGAACATTGCCAGAACTTATATGGGTATGCTTCGGTGCACATCCCTAAATGTGTGGTACAGAGCGATTTGTCAGTGAAAGACCTAAAACTAAGCGAGGGCTCGAATATACTCGTCATTGCAAACCCGCGGGGACTCATCTACAAAACAG AAAAGCTAGTATTTTTCGCACCATGGCGAAAAATCCGTCGCTGGTCGCAGGTCCAAGGAAATAGTATCCACTTCGAGATCTTCTTCACAGATGAGATGCGCTTTGAGTGGGTGGAGGTCGAAACGGATCAAGCGCCATTCCTCATGGCTGTCATTGCCGAGTTCGTGTTTCTTGTCAAACGCGAAACGGAAGACCCTAAACCTAGACCTTTGTGTAACTGGAAACCCAAGCCCAAGTTAACATGGAATCTTATTAAGAACGAG TTGTTTTCCTCggaaaaaaagacagattCAGAAGAGGAAGAAGAGAAGGAAGAAGCACTGAAGGGATTTGATAATCTCCATGACGAGGTGTCAGACGACGAGAGCTCGGAGGAGGAAGGAGCGGCTGCACCAAGAACATCGAATAGGAAGCGGGGATATGTGCTGTAG
- the LOC5495971 gene encoding hippocalcin-like protein 1 has translation MGKRNSKPKKLTDEEILELRKTTEFTEDELQKWFAAFKNNCPKGKMSQSKFCEMYAKSYKTGDASIFAGHVFRTFDKNNDGTIDFNEFIQGLSIISRGSKETKLRWAFEIYDSDGSGEVSKKEMLEIVRSIFRLAGEEVTAKLPRDENTPEKFTSKLFLKLDGDKSGSINQTEFIRGAQCYPSFMKLLENPASVR, from the coding sequence ATGGGAAAGAGAAACAGCAAGCCGAAAAAACTAACTGACGAGGAAATCCTCGAACTACGCAAGACTACTGAGTTTACCGAAGACGAGCTGCAGAAATGGTTCGCTGCTTTCAAGAATAACTGTCCGAAAGGGAAAATGTCCCAGTCGAAATTTTGTGAGATGTATGCAAAATCTTACAAGACTGGGGATGCGTCCATTTTTGCGGGCCATGTTTTCCGCACGTTCGATAAAAACAACGACGGCACTATAGATTTCAATGAATTTATCCAGGGTCTCTCCATAATCTCTCGAGGAAGTAAAGAGACTAAGCTGAGGTGGGCATTTGAGATCTATGACTCCGACGGAAGTGGGGAGGTAAGCAAGAAGGAAATGCTGGAAATTGTGCGATCCATATTTCGACTAGCAGGCGAAGAAGTCACTGCTAAGCTACCAAGAGATGAAAATACTCCGGAGAAATTCACCAGTAAATTATTTCTGAAGCTAGATGGAGACAAAAGTGGTTCCATCAATCAAACCGAGTTTATCAGAGGAGCGCAATGCTATCCGTCATTTATGAAGCTACTGGAGAACCCTGCATCTGTAAGATAA